A single window of Nicotiana tomentosiformis chromosome 1, ASM39032v3, whole genome shotgun sequence DNA harbors:
- the LOC104094732 gene encoding probable protein phosphatase 2C 5 isoform X1, whose product MSEAEITRMKQKTTPVPLGTLIGRELRNNDKVEQPTLKYGQAALAKKGEDYFLIKLDCQRIPGNPLTSFSVFAIFDGHNGISAAIFAKENLLNNVLSAIPQGISREEWLQALPRALVAGFVKTDIEFQQKGETSGTTVTFVVIDGWTITVASVGDSRCILDTQGGVVSLLTVDHRLEENEEERERVTASGGEVGRLNVFGGNEVGPLRCWPGGLCLSRSIGDTDVGEFIVPIPHVKQVKISNAGGRLIIASDGIWDALSSDSAAQSCRGLPAELAAKLVVKEALRSRGLKDDTTCLVVDIIPYDHPVLPPTPRKKQNLLTSFLFGRRSQNARSNKLSAVGVVEELFEEGSAMLAERLGKDFPLDSSSGLFRCAVCQADQPASEGLSVNSGPFFSPASKPWEGPFLCATCRRKKDAMEGKRPSRPTITA is encoded by the exons ATGAGTGAGGCGGAGATTACGAGGATGAAGCAAAAGACTACTCCGGTACCGTTAGGGACACTAATTGGTCGGGAGTTGAGGAATAATGATAAAGTGGAGCAGCCAACATTGAAGTATGGACAAGCTGCATTAGCCAAAAAAGGGGAAGATTATTTCTTAATTAAGCTTGATTGTCAGAGGATTCCGGGCAATCCATTGACCTCTTTTTCAGTTTTCGCG ATTTTTGATGGGCATAATGGTATATCGGCTGCTATATTCGCTAAAGAGAATCTATTGAACAATGTTTTGAGTGCTATTCCTCAAGGAATTAGTAGGGAAGAGTGGCTTCAAGCACTACCTCGAGCACTAGTTGCGGGTTTTGTGAAAACTGATATAGAGTTTCAGCAAAAAG GTGAGACATCTGGAACTACTGTGACGTTTGTTGTGATCGATGGGTGGACGATTACTGTTGCATCAGTTGGAGATTCTAGGTGCATATTGGATACCCAAGGAGGTGTGGTTTCTTTGTTGACTGTTGACCATCGATTAGAAGAGAATGAGGAGGAACGGGAGCGTGTCACTGCAAGTGGTGGTGAAGTAGGAAGGCTCAATGTTTTTGGGGGTAACGAG GTTGGACCTTTACGTTGCTGGCCTGGTGGGTTGTGCCTTTCAAGGTCTATTGGCGATACAGATGTTGGGGAGTTTATCGTTCCAATACCTCATGTCAAGCAAGTGAAG ATTTCAAATGCTGGTGGGAGGCTAATAATAGCCTCTGATGGTATATGGGATGCTTTATCATCGGATTCAGCAGCGCAATCTTGCAGAGGTTTACCAGCAGAACTTGCTGCAAAGCTGGTTGTTAAG GAGGCTCTAAGGTCACGAGGTCTGAAGGATGATACGACCTGCTTGGTTGTTGATATTATTCCTTATGACCATCCTGTCTTGCCTCCAACGCCTAGGAAGAAACAAAATTTGCTCACTTCCTTTCTCTTTGGGAGAAGATCACAAAATGCAAGATCTAATAAGCTTTCTGCTGTTGGTGTTGTGGAAGAATTGTTTGAAGAGGGCTCTGCGATGCTTGCTGAGAG ACTTGGTAAAGATTTTCCTCTGGATTCTAGCTCTGGACTCTTTAGATGTGCTGTTTGCCAAGCGGATCAGCCCGCAAGTGAGGGCTTATCTGTAAACTCAGGCCCTTTCTTTTCACCTGCATCAAAGCCATGGGAAGGGCCCTTCCTTTGTGCAACTTGTCGGAGGAAGAAAGATGCCATGGAAGGAAAAAGACCTAGTAGACCTACAATAACTGCTTAA
- the LOC104094732 gene encoding probable protein phosphatase 2C 5 isoform X2 — protein sequence MSEAEITRMKQKTTPVPLGTLIGRELRNNDKVEQPTLKYGQAALAKKGEDYFLIKLDCQRIPGNPLTSFSVFAIFDGHNGISAAIFAKENLLNNVLSAIPQGISREEWLQALPRALVAGFVKTDIEFQQKGETSGTTVTFVVIDGWTITVASVGDSRCILDTQGGVVSLLTVDHRLEENEEERERVTASGGEVGRLNVFGGNEVGPLRCWPGGLCLSRSIGDTDVGEFIVPIPHVKQVKISNAGGRLIIASDGIWDALSSDSAAQSCRGLPAELAAKLVVKEALRSRGLKDDTTCLVVDIIPYDHPVLPPTPRKKQNLLTSFLFGRRSQNARSNKLSAVGVVEELFEEGSAMLAER from the exons ATGAGTGAGGCGGAGATTACGAGGATGAAGCAAAAGACTACTCCGGTACCGTTAGGGACACTAATTGGTCGGGAGTTGAGGAATAATGATAAAGTGGAGCAGCCAACATTGAAGTATGGACAAGCTGCATTAGCCAAAAAAGGGGAAGATTATTTCTTAATTAAGCTTGATTGTCAGAGGATTCCGGGCAATCCATTGACCTCTTTTTCAGTTTTCGCG ATTTTTGATGGGCATAATGGTATATCGGCTGCTATATTCGCTAAAGAGAATCTATTGAACAATGTTTTGAGTGCTATTCCTCAAGGAATTAGTAGGGAAGAGTGGCTTCAAGCACTACCTCGAGCACTAGTTGCGGGTTTTGTGAAAACTGATATAGAGTTTCAGCAAAAAG GTGAGACATCTGGAACTACTGTGACGTTTGTTGTGATCGATGGGTGGACGATTACTGTTGCATCAGTTGGAGATTCTAGGTGCATATTGGATACCCAAGGAGGTGTGGTTTCTTTGTTGACTGTTGACCATCGATTAGAAGAGAATGAGGAGGAACGGGAGCGTGTCACTGCAAGTGGTGGTGAAGTAGGAAGGCTCAATGTTTTTGGGGGTAACGAG GTTGGACCTTTACGTTGCTGGCCTGGTGGGTTGTGCCTTTCAAGGTCTATTGGCGATACAGATGTTGGGGAGTTTATCGTTCCAATACCTCATGTCAAGCAAGTGAAG ATTTCAAATGCTGGTGGGAGGCTAATAATAGCCTCTGATGGTATATGGGATGCTTTATCATCGGATTCAGCAGCGCAATCTTGCAGAGGTTTACCAGCAGAACTTGCTGCAAAGCTGGTTGTTAAG GAGGCTCTAAGGTCACGAGGTCTGAAGGATGATACGACCTGCTTGGTTGTTGATATTATTCCTTATGACCATCCTGTCTTGCCTCCAACGCCTAGGAAGAAACAAAATTTGCTCACTTCCTTTCTCTTTGGGAGAAGATCACAAAATGCAAGATCTAATAAGCTTTCTGCTGTTGGTGTTGTGGAAGAATTGTTTGAAGAGGGCTCTGCGATGCTTGCTGAGAG GTAG